Proteins from a genomic interval of Enterococcus faecium:
- a CDS encoding ASCH domain-containing protein: MYQQVEEYVKKFQEKYPSYQSEKLGFFSFGDTEKMADELSELVVKKIKTGTSSGYDLYKQENEPLPKVGQLDVVLNGKNEPVCIIKNINVTILPFSEVTKEHAWKEGEGDRTLAYWRKVHAEFFKHAYKEALNIEFTEEKLVVYEEFEVIFF; encoded by the coding sequence ATGTATCAGCAAGTAGAAGAATATGTCAAAAAGTTCCAAGAAAAATATCCTAGTTATCAATCAGAAAAATTAGGTTTCTTTTCATTTGGGGATACAGAAAAAATGGCAGACGAGTTGAGCGAACTAGTTGTAAAAAAGATAAAGACTGGTACATCAAGTGGTTACGATCTGTATAAACAAGAGAATGAGCCTTTACCAAAAGTTGGTCAATTAGACGTGGTCCTGAATGGAAAAAATGAACCAGTTTGTATCATCAAAAATATAAATGTGACCATCTTGCCTTTTAGTGAAGTCACGAAAGAGCATGCTTGGAAAGAAGGAGAAGGGGATCGGACATTAGCTTATTGGCGGAAAGTCCATGCTGAGTTTTTTAAACATGCTTATAAAGAAGCGTTGAACATAGAATTTACAGAAGAGAAGCTGGTCGTATACGAAGAATTTGAAGTAATTTTCTTTTAG
- a CDS encoding N-acetylmannosamine-6-phosphate 2-epimerase has translation MDTLEQIKGGVVVSCQALENEPLHSSFIMGRMALAAKEGGAVGIRANTTEDINEIKRIVDLPVIGIIKRDYDGSEVFITATEKEVEELLETQAEIIALDATSRKRPTEKTTAELVQMIHEHGRLAMADISTFEEALQAQEDGFDLLSTTLAGYTEYSRKTQTPDFDLLNQIIEQVDIPVIMEGHTDSPEQVEKAYELGAFSVVVGSIITRPQLITKRYVEAASKANN, from the coding sequence GTGGATACACTGGAACAAATCAAAGGCGGAGTCGTCGTTTCTTGTCAAGCTTTGGAAAACGAGCCGCTACACAGTTCTTTTATTATGGGGAGAATGGCTTTGGCTGCAAAAGAAGGCGGAGCAGTTGGTATTCGAGCAAATACGACAGAAGATATCAATGAAATCAAGCGAATCGTTGATTTACCGGTAATAGGGATTATCAAAAGAGATTACGATGGGTCAGAAGTGTTTATTACTGCGACAGAAAAAGAAGTGGAAGAACTTTTGGAGACGCAAGCAGAAATCATTGCACTGGATGCAACTTCTCGTAAACGTCCGACAGAAAAAACAACTGCTGAACTTGTCCAAATGATTCACGAACACGGTCGGTTAGCTATGGCAGATATTTCGACTTTTGAGGAAGCGCTTCAAGCGCAAGAAGATGGTTTTGATCTTTTGTCTACGACTTTAGCAGGCTATACAGAATATTCACGAAAGACGCAGACACCTGATTTTGATTTATTGAATCAAATCATAGAACAAGTCGATATCCCAGTAATTATGGAAGGACATACTGACTCTCCTGAACAAGTAGAGAAAGCATATGAATTAGGTGCTTTTTCAGTCGTAGTTGGATCTATTATCACCCGTCCGCAATTGATCACTAAAAGATATGTCGAAGCCGCAAGTAAAGCAAATAACTAA
- a CDS encoding flavin reductase family protein: MFERSPSELTERENYKLLIGSVIPRPVAVVTTKSAKDIVNIAPFSYFNIVSSNRPILSLAIQRKQDAVKDTAKNILETREAVIHILDEDNVEEVNKTAANLPNEESELYLTDLTLTDSVIISVPALTEAKVRFETSLYEHVEIRNKNKVTADLFLLEVQKYHLNETVYDDKTGRIDPRKLNAVSRLAGNDYAAIGEIFTIARPE, encoded by the coding sequence ATGTTTGAACGGAGTCCTTCAGAATTGACAGAACGTGAAAATTACAAGTTGCTGATTGGTTCAGTCATCCCTAGACCAGTAGCAGTAGTAACGACTAAATCAGCAAAAGATATAGTGAATATCGCACCCTTCAGTTACTTCAATATCGTCAGTTCGAATCGACCCATCTTATCCTTGGCGATCCAGAGAAAACAAGATGCAGTAAAAGACACAGCAAAGAATATTCTTGAGACAAGAGAAGCTGTTATCCATATCCTTGATGAGGACAACGTAGAAGAAGTAAATAAAACAGCAGCCAATCTGCCTAATGAGGAAAGCGAACTGTACCTGACTGACTTGACTTTAACTGATTCAGTAATCATTTCAGTACCAGCATTGACAGAAGCAAAAGTTCGTTTTGAAACATCCTTATATGAACATGTCGAGATACGGAATAAAAATAAAGTAACAGCTGATTTATTTTTGCTAGAAGTACAGAAATATCATTTAAATGAAACAGTCTATGATGATAAGACAGGAAGGATCGATCCAAGAAAATTGAATGCTGTAAGCCGTTTGGCAGGAAATGATTATGCAGCAATAGGAGAAATTTTCACGATTGCACGTCCCGAATAA
- a CDS encoding FtsW/RodA/SpoVE family cell cycle protein has protein sequence MKKRKKIDWWILGPYLTLSMIGLLEVYSASSYRLLQADENTKSLLLRQLIFIFLSWSVIFLARSVKLHYLLHPKIAGYGLALSIFFLVLVRIGIFGVTVNGAQRWISLFGIQFQPSELANLFLIFYLSWFFRDGNSSPKDLKKPFLITVGITFLILFQPKIAGALMILSIAWVIFWAAAVPFKKGIYLIVTFSALLIGAAGGVLYLGNKGWLPQMFNHAYERIATLRDSFIDSHGAGYQMTHSFYALYNGGIFGRGLGNSITKKGYLPETETDFIFSIITEELGLIGALCVLFLLFSLCMRIFCLSSRCKNQQAGLFLLGFGTLLFVQTIMNVGSIAGLMPMTGVPLPFVSYGGTSYLILSLGIGITLNISSKIQAEELPLYRPEKQ, from the coding sequence GTGAAAAAAAGAAAAAAGATCGATTGGTGGATTTTGGGTCCTTATTTGACTTTGTCCATGATCGGTCTTTTAGAAGTATACAGTGCCAGTTCTTATCGTTTATTGCAAGCCGATGAAAATACAAAAAGTCTATTATTGCGTCAACTAATTTTCATATTTTTGAGTTGGAGCGTGATCTTCTTAGCTCGTTCAGTCAAACTACACTATTTACTTCACCCTAAAATAGCAGGATACGGTTTAGCCTTATCGATTTTCTTTTTAGTATTAGTAAGAATAGGGATATTCGGTGTCACTGTCAACGGCGCACAACGTTGGATCTCTCTGTTTGGCATTCAATTCCAGCCTTCTGAACTGGCAAATCTTTTTTTGATTTTTTATTTAAGCTGGTTTTTTCGTGACGGAAATAGTAGCCCAAAAGATCTAAAAAAACCATTCCTGATTACAGTAGGTATAACTTTTCTGATTTTATTTCAGCCAAAGATTGCTGGAGCATTGATGATCCTTTCGATTGCGTGGGTCATATTTTGGGCAGCGGCGGTTCCATTTAAAAAAGGGATCTATCTAATCGTTACTTTTTCTGCATTGCTGATTGGAGCAGCAGGCGGGGTATTATATTTAGGAAATAAAGGTTGGCTTCCACAGATGTTTAATCATGCTTATGAAAGGATCGCGACTTTAAGAGATTCTTTTATCGATAGTCATGGTGCGGGCTATCAAATGACCCATTCGTTTTATGCACTATATAATGGTGGCATATTTGGGCGGGGATTAGGAAATAGTATCACAAAAAAAGGGTATCTTCCAGAGACAGAAACAGATTTTATTTTTTCGATTATTACAGAAGAGCTTGGGCTAATCGGTGCATTGTGTGTGCTTTTCTTATTGTTCTCATTATGCATGAGAATCTTTTGTTTAAGCAGTCGCTGTAAAAATCAGCAAGCTGGATTGTTTCTTTTAGGATTCGGAACTTTGCTATTCGTTCAGACGATAATGAACGTGGGAAGTATCGCGGGGCTGATGCCAATGACTGGTGTGCCATTGCCATTTGTTAGCTACGGAGGAACAAGTTATCTGATCCTTTCTTTAGGAATCGGAATCACGTTGAATATTTCTTCAAAGATACAGGCCGAAGAGTTGCCGCTCTATCGACCTGAAAAACAATAA
- a CDS encoding LCP family protein has protein sequence MKVSQKIILSILLLLTLVVGYFSIEFIHGFSSAKQSSTVKKVEPKSVPTTLNVALIGSDARSKDENGRSDSLLVAQYNQKTQQAKLISIMRDSYVDIPGYGMNKINAAYSYGGVDLLNQTLKENFKFEAPYYASITFQDFIDCVNELFPGGVKIDAEKSLDLDGVYINKGEQVMDGNTLLQYARFREDKEGDFGRIRRQQQVIKAISQQLKDVTSIFKLPKAVGKLLGSIQTNLPESVLLDCGMDFLKDNNKKIDTLSVPVDGSWDFNDNTPSGSVLELDLTKNQEAIKKFLNN, from the coding sequence ATGAAAGTATCTCAAAAAATCATATTATCTATTTTGTTACTGCTTACATTAGTAGTTGGCTATTTTTCGATTGAGTTTATCCATGGATTTTCGTCTGCAAAACAGAGTTCAACTGTGAAAAAGGTAGAGCCGAAAAGTGTCCCTACCACACTAAATGTGGCTTTGATTGGTTCAGATGCTCGTTCGAAAGACGAAAACGGTCGCTCGGATTCACTTCTGGTTGCACAATACAACCAGAAAACACAACAAGCAAAACTGATCTCTATCATGAGAGATTCATATGTCGATATTCCAGGTTACGGAATGAATAAGATAAATGCAGCTTACTCTTATGGGGGAGTTGATTTATTAAATCAAACATTAAAGGAAAATTTCAAATTTGAAGCTCCCTATTATGCAAGTATCACATTTCAAGATTTTATCGATTGCGTTAATGAACTGTTTCCTGGTGGAGTCAAGATCGATGCAGAAAAATCTCTAGATTTAGATGGCGTATATATAAACAAAGGAGAGCAAGTGATGGATGGTAATACTTTACTCCAGTATGCTCGATTTCGGGAAGACAAAGAAGGAGACTTCGGGAGGATCAGAAGGCAGCAGCAAGTGATCAAAGCTATCTCTCAGCAGCTGAAAGACGTAACTTCAATATTCAAGCTACCCAAAGCGGTTGGGAAATTACTTGGTAGTATCCAAACGAACCTTCCAGAAAGTGTGCTTCTGGATTGTGGTATGGATTTCCTCAAAGACAATAATAAAAAGATCGATACATTATCCGTACCAGTAGACGGCAGTTGGGACTTCAACGACAATACGCCTTCCGGAAGTGTTCTGGAATTAGATTTGACCAAAAACCAAGAAGCAATCAAAAAATTTCTGAATAATTAA
- a CDS encoding penicillin-binding transpeptidase domain-containing protein, with product MKRSDKHGKNRTGAYIAGAVILIAAAGGGYFYYQHYQETQAVEAGEKTVEQFVQALNKGDYNKAAEMTSKKAANKSALSEKEILDKYQNIYGAADVKGLQISNLKVDKKDDSTYSFSYKAKMNTSLGELKDLSYKGTLDRNDGQTTINWQPNLVFPEMEGNDKVSLTTQEAARGNIIDRNGEPLATTGKLKQLGVVPSKLGDGGEKTANIKAIASSFDLTEDAINQAISQSWVQPDYFVPLKIIDGATPELPAGATIQEVDGRYYPLGEAAAQLIGYVGDITAEDIDKNPELSSNGKIGRSGLEMAFDKDLRGTTGGKLSITDADGVEKKVLIEHEVQNGKDIKLTIDAKAQKTAFDSLGGKAGSTVATTPKTGDLLALASSPSYDPNKMTNGISQEDYKAYEENPEQPFISRFATGYAPGSTFKMITAAIGLDNGTIDPNEVLTINGLKWQKDSSWGSYQVTRVSDVSQVDLKTALIYSDNIYMAQETLKMGEKKFRTGLDKFIFGEDLDLPISMNPAQISNEDSFNSDILLADTGYGQGELLINPIQQAAMYSVFANNGTLVYPKLIADKETKDKKNVIGETAVQTIVPDLREVVQDVNGTAHSLSALGIPLAAKTGTAEIKEKQDEKGKENSFLFAFNPDNQGYMMVSMLENKEDDDSATKRASELLQYLNQNYQ from the coding sequence ATGAAAAGAAGTGACAAGCACGGCAAAAATCGAACAGGCGCTTATATTGCCGGCGCAGTGATCTTAATAGCAGCTGCGGGTGGCGGTTATTTTTACTACCAGCACTATCAAGAAACCCAAGCAGTAGAAGCTGGAGAAAAGACAGTTGAGCAATTTGTCCAAGCTTTGAACAAGGGAGATTATAACAAAGCTGCAGAAATGACATCAAAAAAGGCGGCAAATAAAAGTGCATTATCTGAAAAAGAGATCTTAGATAAATACCAGAATATATACGGTGCTGCTGATGTCAAAGGACTTCAGATATCGAATCTAAAAGTAGATAAAAAAGACGATTCTACTTACAGTTTTTCATATAAAGCAAAGATGAATACCTCATTAGGTGAATTGAAAGATCTTTCTTATAAAGGAACATTAGACAGAAATGATGGTCAAACCACGATCAACTGGCAACCCAACTTGGTTTTTCCAGAAATGGAAGGAAATGACAAAGTAAGCCTGACCACACAAGAAGCAGCAAGAGGGAATATTATAGATCGAAATGGTGAACCATTAGCAACAACAGGCAAACTAAAACAATTAGGAGTCGTTCCAAGTAAACTTGGAGATGGAGGCGAAAAAACAGCCAATATCAAAGCGATTGCTTCCTCCTTCGACTTAACAGAAGATGCTATCAATCAGGCGATTTCACAAAGCTGGGTACAACCCGATTACTTTGTCCCATTGAAAATCATTGATGGAGCAACGCCAGAACTTCCAGCTGGAGCTACCATTCAAGAAGTAGACGGCAGATATTATCCTTTGGGTGAAGCAGCTGCTCAGCTGATTGGTTACGTGGGAGATATCACAGCAGAAGATATTGATAAGAATCCAGAATTAAGCAGTAATGGAAAAATCGGTCGCTCAGGTTTGGAGATGGCTTTTGATAAGGATCTTCGTGGGACAACAGGTGGGAAATTAAGCATTACAGATGCAGACGGTGTAGAGAAAAAAGTTCTGATCGAACATGAAGTTCAAAATGGCAAAGATATCAAATTGACAATCGATGCGAAGGCACAAAAAACAGCTTTTGACAGTCTAGGAGGAAAAGCTGGATCAACTGTTGCGACAACGCCAAAAACCGGTGATCTTCTTGCGCTTGCTAGCTCTCCAAGCTATGATCCAAACAAAATGACAAACGGGATCTCACAAGAAGATTACAAAGCTTATGAAGAAAATCCTGAACAGCCATTCATCAGCCGATTTGCGACAGGTTATGCTCCTGGATCTACGTTTAAAATGATTACAGCAGCAATCGGTCTCGACAACGGCACTATCGATCCAAATGAAGTGTTGACGATCAACGGGCTTAAATGGCAAAAAGACAGTTCTTGGGGATCTTATCAAGTAACGCGTGTCAGTGATGTATCACAAGTAGACTTAAAAACTGCTTTGATCTATTCCGATAATATATATATGGCACAAGAAACGTTGAAAATGGGTGAGAAAAAATTTCGTACAGGCTTAGATAAATTCATTTTTGGTGAAGACCTTGATTTGCCAATTAGTATGAATCCAGCACAAATTTCTAATGAAGATAGCTTTAACTCAGATATCTTGCTAGCTGATACTGGATATGGACAGGGCGAACTTCTAATTAATCCTATCCAGCAAGCAGCAATGTATTCTGTTTTTGCCAACAATGGCACACTTGTCTATCCTAAATTGATTGCAGATAAAGAGACAAAAGATAAGAAGAATGTCATCGGCGAAACAGCAGTACAAACGATCGTGCCAGATCTGAGAGAAGTTGTGCAAGATGTAAATGGTACAGCACATTCTCTTTCTGCTTTAGGGATTCCGTTGGCAGCGAAAACTGGTACAGCGGAAATCAAAGAAAAACAGGATGAAAAGGGGAAAGAGAACAGTTTCTTGTTTGCTTTCAATCCTGATAACCAAGGTTATATGATGGTCAGCATGTTGGAAAATAAAGAAGATGATGATTCAGCAACCAAACGAGCATCGGAACTATTGCAATACCTCAACCAAAATTATCAATAA